The proteins below come from a single Lonchura striata isolate bLonStr1 chromosome 10, bLonStr1.mat, whole genome shotgun sequence genomic window:
- the TRA2B gene encoding transformer-2 protein homolog beta isoform X1, which translates to MSDSGEQNYGERESRSASRSGSAHGSGKSGRHTPARSRSKEDSRRSRSKSRSRSESRSRSRRSSRRHYTRSRSRSRSHRRSRSRSYSRDYRRRHSHSHSPMSTRRRHIGNRANPDPNCCLGVFGLSLYTTERDLREVFSKYGPIADVSIVYDQQSRRSRGFAFVYFENVEDAKEAKERANGMELDGRRIRVDFSITKRPHTPTPGIYMGRPTYGSSRRRDYYDRGYDRGYDDRDYYSRSYRGGGGGGGGGWRAVQDRDQFYRRRSPSPYYSRGGYRSRSRSRSYSPRRY; encoded by the exons ATGAGCGACAGCGGGGAGCAAAACTACGGCGAACGG GAATCCCGTTCTGCTTCCAGAAGCGGAAGTGCTCATGGGTCTGGCAAGTCGGGGAGGCACACCCCTGCAAGATCTCGCTCTAAGGAGGATTCCAGGCGCTCCAGGTCAAAATCTAGATCCAGGTCTGAATCCAG GTCTAGATCGAGGAGGAGTTCCCGCAGACACTACACCAGGTCACGCTCCCGTTCCCGCTCCCACAGAAGATCCAGAAGCAGGTCGTACAGTCGGGACTACCGGCGCCGGCACAGTCACAGCCATTCCCCCATGTCTACTCGGAGACGTCACATTGGGAACAGG GCAAATCCTGATCCAAACTGTTGTCTCGGAGTGTTTGGGCTGAGTCTGTACACTACAGAACGAGATCTGCGAGAGGTTTTCTCCAAGTATGGGCCCATTGCTGACGTTTCCATCGTGTACGACCAGCAGTCACGGCGCTCCCGAGGGTTCGCCTTCGTCTACTTCGAGAACGTCGAGGATGCCAAGGAA GCAAAGGAACGTGCCAATGGAATGGAGCTGGATGGAAGAAGGATCCGGGTAGACTTCTCCATAACCAAAAGACCTCACACACCTACCCCTGGAATCTATATGGGAAGACCCACTTA TGGCAGCTCACGGCGACGAGATTACTATGACAGAGGCTATGACAGAGGCTACGATGACCGCGACTATTACAGCAGGTCATACAG aggaggaggaggtggcgGTGGAGGAGGCTGGAGAGCTGTTCAGGACAGAGATCAGTTTTACAG GAGGAGGTCACCATCCCCCTACTACAGCCGAGGGGGCTACAGATCCCGGTCCAGATCCCGGTCCTACTCACCTC GTCGCTATTAA
- the TRA2B gene encoding transformer-2 protein homolog beta isoform X2 — translation MSDSGEQNYGERESRSASRSGSAHGSGKSGRHTPARSRSKEDSRRSRSKSRSRSESRSRSRRSSRRHYTRSRSRSRSHRRSRSRSYSRDYRRRHSHSHSPMSTRRRHIGNRANPDPNCCLGVFGLSLYTTERDLREVFSKYGPIADVSIVYDQQSRRSRGFAFVYFENVEDAKEAKERANGMELDGRRIRVDFSITKRPHTPTPGIYMGRPTYGSSRRRDYYDRGYDRGYDDRDYYSRSYRGGGGGGGGGWRAVQDRDQFYRRRSPSPYYSRGGYRSRSRSRSYSPRK, via the exons ATGAGCGACAGCGGGGAGCAAAACTACGGCGAACGG GAATCCCGTTCTGCTTCCAGAAGCGGAAGTGCTCATGGGTCTGGCAAGTCGGGGAGGCACACCCCTGCAAGATCTCGCTCTAAGGAGGATTCCAGGCGCTCCAGGTCAAAATCTAGATCCAGGTCTGAATCCAG GTCTAGATCGAGGAGGAGTTCCCGCAGACACTACACCAGGTCACGCTCCCGTTCCCGCTCCCACAGAAGATCCAGAAGCAGGTCGTACAGTCGGGACTACCGGCGCCGGCACAGTCACAGCCATTCCCCCATGTCTACTCGGAGACGTCACATTGGGAACAGG GCAAATCCTGATCCAAACTGTTGTCTCGGAGTGTTTGGGCTGAGTCTGTACACTACAGAACGAGATCTGCGAGAGGTTTTCTCCAAGTATGGGCCCATTGCTGACGTTTCCATCGTGTACGACCAGCAGTCACGGCGCTCCCGAGGGTTCGCCTTCGTCTACTTCGAGAACGTCGAGGATGCCAAGGAA GCAAAGGAACGTGCCAATGGAATGGAGCTGGATGGAAGAAGGATCCGGGTAGACTTCTCCATAACCAAAAGACCTCACACACCTACCCCTGGAATCTATATGGGAAGACCCACTTA TGGCAGCTCACGGCGACGAGATTACTATGACAGAGGCTATGACAGAGGCTACGATGACCGCGACTATTACAGCAGGTCATACAG aggaggaggaggtggcgGTGGAGGAGGCTGGAGAGCTGTTCAGGACAGAGATCAGTTTTACAG GAGGAGGTCACCATCCCCCTACTACAGCCGAGGGGGCTACAGATCCCGGTCCAGATCCCGGTCCTACTCACCTCGTAAGTAG